CGGGCGACCCCCTGCTCGGCCCGCTCGGCGCCGAGGGCGGGCCCACCGAGACCCGGGTCCCCCAGCCCGGCAGCCCGCTGCTCGACACCGCCGTCTGCGCCGACGCACCGGTCGCCGTGCCCACCGACCAGCGGGGCGTGGCCCGGCCCCAGGGCCCGGCCTGCGACGTGGGGGCCGTCGAGGTCGAGGTGGTGGCGCCCCCGGACCCCGGCCCCGGGCCGCCCGTCGCCGACGACCCGCCCTCGGCGCCCCCGGCGGCCCCGGTGGCGGCCGCCGCCACCTTCACCGGCTAGCCCACGCCCGCCGGGCGCGCCCGGCATCCGCCGCCGGGGCGCCGGGTGGCCGGCGGCGGCGTCAGCCCTCGGCGTAGGCCGCGCCCTGCTGGGCGGCCAGCTCGACCAGGTCGTCCTGGACGTGGGTCATGTCGACCAGGTGGAGGCCCCAGGTGGGCCCGATCGTCTCGGCGACCAGGCTCTCCACCGGGCGGGGCTCGTCGGGGCCGGCCAGGGCCACGGCCAGGTAGTCGTAGGCGCCGTCGGTCGCACATGAGACCTCGACGGCGTCGGGGAGGGACACGAACCGGGTCTCCACGTCGCCCACCCCGTCGATGCCGCCGATCAGCGGCGCCGCCACCGGCGCCACCGCGGAGCCCTGCTCCCGGCCCAGCAGGCCGACGGGGTCCACGCAGAGGGCCCGGGTGCCGGCCTCCTCGTCGGCCCCGGCGAACAGGGCGTCGTCGACCGGGGGGGACCCCGCCGGGTAGCTCGAGTAGGTCACCACGCAGCCCACCTCGTCGGGTGCCGCGCACGCCGGCACCTCGGAGAGGTCACCCCCGACGAGCTCGCCCTCGGGGGCCTGGACCGAGGTGCCGAACAGGTGGGCCGCCACGAGGCGGTCCTGCACCCCGTCGACGCCGTCGACCTCGTCGGCGACCAGCTGGCGCAGGATGCCGGCCCCCTGGGAGTGGCCGATGACGATCACGCCGCGCCCGTCGCTGTACTGGGACACGTAGGTCTTCCAGGCGTCGAGCACGTCGCCGTAGGCCACCTCCCGGCCGTCGCCGAAGCCGCCCGAGCCCAGGGCCTGCAGGGTGACCTGGCGGTAGATCGGGGCGAAGACGCGGCACGACCGGGCGTACTGGGCGGCCTGGGCCACCACCGTCAGCTCCTCGGCGTCGCCGGGGGCCACCTCCATGTCGCTGTTGGTGCCGGGGTCCTGCGAGACCGTCGGGTAGACGTAGAAGCAGTCGACCGGCGGGTCCTCGGCCGGCTCCCGCTCCTCCACCTCGCGGGTGCCGTCGGTGCCGATGCGGGTGACGTCGAGGTCGCGGCAGGCGTCGTCGTCGAGGTCGGGCCGGCAGATCCAGGCCGCGGGGTCCTCGTAGACGTCGCTCGTGTACCCGTCGTAGGGGTCGACGACCTGCCCGTCGTCGGCGCCGTCGTCGGCCTCGCCGTCGGGGGCCGGGGCCTCGGGGGACGCGCCGTCGGACTTCGTGGTCGTGGTGGTGCCGGTCGCGTCGTCCCCACCGTCGTCGCCCCCGCACGCCACCGCGGCCAGGGCCAGGACGAGGGCGACGAGCAGTGTGGTCAGGCGGCGCATGGGGGTCTCCGGGGTGGCGGCGGCCCCGAGGATCGCACATCGCCGTCGCTCGCCCCCGGCGAGGCCGGGAGGCCCGGGCCCCCGAGGCCGAGGTCAGTCCCGACCGAGCACCGCGCGCGTGGCCGAGCAGCCCAGGCGGGACGCACCGGCGGCCACCATCGCCCGCGCCGTGGCCGCCTCGCGGATCCCGCCCGCCGCCTTCACGCCCAGCCGGTCGCCGACGGTGGCGCGCATGAGCCGGACGGCCTCGACCGTGGCCCCGCCGGCGGGGTGGAACCCGGTGGAGGTCTTCACCATGTCGGCCCCGCCGGCCTCGGCCGCCCGGCAGGCATCGACGATCGCCTCGTCGCCGAGGGCCGCGGCCTCGATGATCACCTTGATCACCGTGGGACGGGGCGCGGCGGCGCGCACCGCGGCCA
Above is a window of Iamia majanohamensis DNA encoding:
- a CDS encoding DUF3089 domain-containing protein; the encoded protein is MRRLTTLLVALVLALAAVACGGDDGGDDATGTTTTTKSDGASPEAPAPDGEADDGADDGQVVDPYDGYTSDVYEDPAAWICRPDLDDDACRDLDVTRIGTDGTREVEEREPAEDPPVDCFYVYPTVSQDPGTNSDMEVAPGDAEELTVVAQAAQYARSCRVFAPIYRQVTLQALGSGGFGDGREVAYGDVLDAWKTYVSQYSDGRGVIVIGHSQGAGILRQLVADEVDGVDGVQDRLVAAHLFGTSVQAPEGELVGGDLSEVPACAAPDEVGCVVTYSSYPAGSPPVDDALFAGADEEAGTRALCVDPVGLLGREQGSAVAPVAAPLIGGIDGVGDVETRFVSLPDAVEVSCATDGAYDYLAVALAGPDEPRPVESLVAETIGPTWGLHLVDMTHVQDDLVELAAQQGAAYAEG